A portion of the Paenibacillus marchantiae genome contains these proteins:
- a CDS encoding DUF3934 family protein codes for MSKAKGKGGTGRGTGKKGWNRWQAAANRAKSAPKPYKSKGTKNKTDAETPSDKSQ; via the coding sequence ATGAGCAAAGCAAAAGGAAAAGGCGGTACCGGCCGTGGTACTGGCAAAAAAGGCTGGAACCGTTGGCAAGCCGCCGCTAACCGGGCGAAAAGTGCCCCGAAGCCTTATAAAAGTAAAGGCACAAAGAATAAAACCGATGCCGAAACGCCAAGTGACAAGTCCCAGTAA
- the thiD gene encoding bifunctional hydroxymethylpyrimidine kinase/phosphomethylpyrimidine kinase — MSITQALTIAGSDNGGGAGIQADLKTFQELGVYGMTVITAIAAQNTTGVQGVFPISYEGIAQQLDSTRDDFQPTAVKTGMLYSAEIIKLVAEKWRQYGWSNLVIDPVMVAKGGAPLLQQEAVQALITELLPHALITTPNIPEAELLTGMSIMNLSQREEAARQIVQMGSTYALVKGGHDEGNGIIVDVLYDGQSFHYLENVRVVTRHTHGTGCTYSAAITAELSKGSAVQAAVTTARAFIQAAIEDELGIGAGHGPTNHFAYQRRLRGEQ, encoded by the coding sequence ATGAGTATTACACAGGCTTTGACGATTGCTGGTTCCGATAATGGTGGCGGCGCCGGAATTCAAGCTGATCTGAAGACCTTTCAGGAGCTCGGTGTATACGGCATGACTGTGATTACAGCTATTGCTGCCCAAAATACAACAGGTGTGCAGGGCGTCTTCCCTATTTCATATGAAGGTATTGCTCAACAGTTGGATTCGACCCGTGATGATTTTCAGCCTACAGCCGTGAAGACGGGCATGCTCTACAGTGCTGAAATAATTAAACTGGTTGCCGAGAAATGGCGGCAATACGGCTGGTCCAATCTGGTCATCGATCCGGTTATGGTTGCCAAAGGCGGCGCTCCCCTGCTGCAACAGGAGGCCGTTCAAGCGCTAATTACGGAGCTGCTGCCTCATGCACTGATCACGACGCCGAACATTCCGGAAGCCGAGCTTCTTACAGGAATGTCTATTATGAATTTGAGTCAGCGTGAAGAAGCCGCAAGGCAGATCGTGCAGATGGGCTCCACGTATGCTTTGGTGAAAGGTGGTCATGATGAGGGAAATGGCATCATTGTTGATGTGCTCTATGATGGTCAGTCTTTTCATTATCTGGAGAACGTTCGGGTAGTGACAAGGCATACCCATGGAACGGGATGTACGTATTCTGCGGCCATTACTGCCGAATTGTCGAAAGGCTCAGCTGTGCAGGCTGCCGTCACCACCGCGCGAGCATTCATTCAGGCAGCCATCGAAGATGAGCTGGGGATTGGGGCCGGACATGGGCCGACGAATCATTTTGCGTATCAGCGCAGACTGCGGGGTGAACAGTAA
- a CDS encoding deoxynucleoside kinase, with amino-acid sequence MKSAPFIAVEGPIGAGKTTLATMLSQELNLPLVKEIVEENPFLASFYQDIDEWSFQLEMFFLCNRFKQLEDTGVHYIKKNTPVISDYHIYKNMIFADRTLKGTKRDKYRQIYHLLTDDLPKPNLVLYIEAELDTLMNRINKRGRSFEQDMDPAYMEQLIADYKTGMDYLASSPNPPIIIKVNAEQLDFVEHPEHFKQIVNQVKEYIT; translated from the coding sequence ATGAAATCAGCCCCGTTTATTGCCGTGGAGGGTCCGATTGGTGCGGGGAAAACAACGTTAGCAACGATGCTTTCTCAGGAATTGAACCTTCCGCTGGTCAAGGAAATTGTAGAAGAGAATCCCTTTTTGGCTTCCTTCTATCAGGATATAGATGAGTGGAGCTTCCAGCTTGAAATGTTTTTTCTGTGTAACCGGTTTAAGCAACTGGAAGACACAGGCGTGCACTACATTAAGAAGAATACACCCGTCATTTCGGACTATCATATCTATAAAAATATGATTTTTGCCGATCGTACCTTAAAGGGCACGAAACGGGACAAATACCGTCAAATCTATCACCTCTTAACGGATGATCTGCCGAAACCCAATCTGGTGCTCTATATTGAGGCTGAGCTCGATACATTGATGAACCGGATCAACAAACGTGGACGGTCTTTTGAGCAGGATATGGACCCCGCTTATATGGAGCAGTTAATTGCAGATTATAAAACAGGCATGGACTACCTGGCTAGCAGCCCGAATCCGCCAATTATCATTAAGGTGAATGCGGAGCAGCTCGATTTTGTAGAACATCCCGAACATTTCAAACAGATTGTTAATCAAGTAAAGGAGTATATCACATGA
- a CDS encoding deoxynucleoside kinase, with protein MNNYGIPANALITVAGTVGVGKSTLTAALAERLSFKTSLEQVDHNPYLEKFYHDFERWSFHLQIYFLAERFKEQKKIFELGGGFVQDRSIYEDTGIFAQMHADQGTMSATDFETYSSLFEAMVMTPYFPHPDVLIYLEGSLPSILNRITERGREMEIQTDRSYWEHMHERYSVWINQFTACPVLRLNIDEYDVNDPASVDAILAQIAAVINPSNATQL; from the coding sequence ATGAACAACTATGGCATTCCGGCCAATGCATTAATTACGGTAGCAGGTACCGTTGGGGTGGGCAAATCCACTCTGACAGCGGCACTGGCAGAACGTTTGAGTTTCAAGACTTCACTTGAACAAGTCGACCACAATCCATATCTGGAGAAGTTCTATCATGACTTTGAACGCTGGAGCTTCCATTTGCAGATTTATTTCCTGGCAGAGCGTTTTAAGGAACAGAAGAAAATCTTTGAACTGGGCGGCGGATTCGTACAGGATCGTTCCATCTATGAGGATACAGGTATCTTTGCACAAATGCATGCGGATCAGGGCACAATGTCGGCTACGGATTTCGAGACGTACAGCAGTTTGTTTGAAGCTATGGTGATGACACCGTATTTCCCTCATCCGGACGTACTGATTTACCTGGAAGGCAGCCTGCCATCCATTCTGAATCGGATTACGGAACGCGGACGGGAGATGGAGATTCAGACCGACCGTTCCTACTGGGAGCATATGCATGAGCGCTATTCGGTATGGATTAATCAATTTACTGCCTGTCCGGTACTGCGTTTGAACATCGATGAGTATGATGTGAATGACCCAGCATCGGTGGATGCCATTTTGGCGCAGATTGCTGCTGTCATTAATCCCTCCAACGCGACGCAATTATAA
- the thiE gene encoding thiamine phosphate synthase, with protein sequence MRPLDAEAVRHAMQVYLVMGSVNTTRDPVEVLRQAIAGGITLFQFREKGTGALVGEARITLAMRLREVCSQHGIPFIVNDDVELAVVVEADGIHVGQDDADAALVRARIGEGRMLGVSAHSALEARRAVQAGADYLGVGPMYPTRSKADAHAVLGPAGVAELRAAGIAVPVVGIGGITPDTTAAVMAAGADGVAVISAIAGAADVRAAAAQFAAAVHGMQA encoded by the coding sequence ATGCGCCCACTGGATGCAGAAGCGGTACGGCATGCGATGCAGGTGTATTTGGTAATGGGCAGCGTGAATACGACGCGTGACCCCGTGGAAGTGCTGCGCCAAGCCATCGCTGGCGGCATTACGCTGTTCCAGTTCCGTGAAAAAGGAACTGGCGCTCTGGTTGGCGAAGCACGCATCACGCTTGCGATGCGGCTTCGCGAGGTGTGCAGCCAGCACGGGATACCGTTCATCGTGAACGATGATGTGGAGCTGGCTGTGGTGGTAGAGGCCGACGGCATCCATGTCGGCCAGGACGATGCGGACGCGGCGCTGGTACGCGCCCGCATCGGAGAAGGGCGGATGCTTGGCGTATCCGCCCACTCCGCGCTGGAAGCCCGCCGTGCGGTGCAGGCGGGCGCCGACTATCTTGGCGTCGGGCCAATGTACCCGACGCGGTCCAAAGCGGATGCCCACGCTGTGCTGGGCCCCGCAGGGGTTGCCGAACTGCGCGCCGCAGGCATCGCAGTTCCGGTGGTGGGTATCGGCGGCATTACGCCCGATACCACGGCCGCCGTGATGGCGGCAGGAGCCGACGGCGTAGCCGTCATCTCCGCCATCGCGGGCGCGGCCGATGTGCGCGCAGCGGCTGCGCAGTTCGCTGCGGCGGTGCACGGGATGCAGGCGTAG
- the thiM gene encoding hydroxyethylthiazole kinase yields the protein MSYLERVRTQNPLVHNITNIVVAPFTANGLLALGASPFMAYAHEEVADVAKMSGAVVLNIGTLDEKVVEAIRLAGRSANSNNVPVVLDPVGAGATAYRTETIQMLVRELRLTVLRGNVAEVANVIGERWSIKGVDAGQGDGDRIGIAERAAQKLGCVVVITGREDVITDGQTTFLTSNGHALLTQVTGAGCLLSSIIGAFAAIAKPGDDLLSSVVEALVFYGVAAEIAAERTADLGPGSFQIELLNQLAQVTPDVLAQRAQVRQIDGGAQ from the coding sequence ATGTCTTATCTGGAACGTGTTCGTACGCAAAATCCGCTTGTTCATAACATTACGAATATTGTCGTCGCTCCGTTTACGGCCAACGGTTTGCTCGCACTAGGTGCATCTCCCTTTATGGCTTATGCGCATGAAGAAGTTGCTGATGTTGCCAAGATGTCGGGAGCAGTTGTACTGAACATTGGCACACTGGACGAAAAGGTGGTTGAGGCGATCCGTTTGGCTGGTCGATCAGCTAATTCAAATAACGTACCTGTTGTGCTCGATCCGGTTGGAGCTGGCGCAACCGCCTATCGTACGGAAACCATTCAGATGCTCGTTCGTGAGCTTCGCCTCACGGTGTTGCGGGGCAATGTGGCAGAAGTCGCCAATGTCATCGGTGAGCGTTGGAGCATCAAAGGTGTGGATGCAGGTCAAGGCGATGGAGATCGAATCGGAATAGCGGAACGGGCAGCACAAAAACTCGGCTGTGTGGTCGTCATTACCGGACGCGAGGATGTCATTACGGATGGACAAACGACGTTCCTGACGAGTAATGGACATGCCTTGCTTACCCAAGTAACGGGTGCAGGCTGCTTACTCAGCTCGATAATTGGTGCTTTTGCAGCAATTGCGAAACCAGGAGACGACTTGCTGAGCAGTGTTGTGGAGGCACTCGTTTTCTATGGCGTTGCAGCAGAGATTGCGGCGGAACGTACCGCTGACCTGGGACCGGGCAGCTTCCAGATCGAATTGCTGAATCAACTGGCTCAAGTGACACCTGACGTTCTCGCGCAGCGGGCACAGGTTCGCCAGATTGATGGAGGTGCGCAATGA
- the licT gene encoding BglG family transcription antiterminator LicT: protein MIIRQIFNNNVIRAENQVGQEFVVIGNGLGFKKKNGQPVDEDKIEKTFVLKSDKIPQKLIDLIGETSVEYLKLADEIVGHAKKEMGDIFSDNIYISLIDHIQFAITRYRKSVGLKNSLLWQIKKFYKKEFGIGMNAVDLIQEQFGIQMDEHEASFIAMHFVNARQDGQGMKQTVEITEVINDIFNIVTNHYHIALDENSFNYSRFITHLQYFVQRMLSNEQEQFASGDNFLYEQVKDKYAKAFQCTQLINQYLEEKFESAMSIDEKVYLTIHIHRVTSRNEMLDAE from the coding sequence ATGATCATCCGACAGATTTTCAACAACAACGTCATTCGCGCCGAGAATCAGGTAGGCCAAGAGTTCGTTGTCATCGGCAACGGTCTGGGCTTCAAGAAGAAGAATGGACAGCCCGTGGATGAGGATAAAATCGAGAAAACCTTTGTGCTGAAATCGGATAAAATACCGCAAAAATTGATTGACCTGATCGGTGAAACATCGGTTGAATATTTAAAATTGGCTGACGAAATTGTAGGCCATGCCAAAAAGGAAATGGGCGATATTTTTAGTGATAATATCTATATATCGTTAATTGATCATATTCAATTCGCCATTACAAGGTACCGCAAATCCGTCGGACTGAAGAATTCCCTTTTGTGGCAAATCAAGAAGTTTTACAAAAAGGAATTTGGGATTGGCATGAATGCAGTAGATCTGATTCAGGAACAATTCGGCATCCAAATGGATGAACATGAGGCCAGCTTTATTGCCATGCATTTTGTCAACGCTCGCCAAGATGGTCAGGGTATGAAACAAACGGTTGAAATTACCGAGGTTATTAATGATATTTTCAACATTGTCACCAATCATTACCACATCGCCCTGGATGAAAATTCATTTAATTATTCCCGGTTTATTACCCATCTGCAATACTTTGTGCAGAGAATGCTGAGTAATGAACAGGAGCAATTTGCATCGGGTGATAACTTCCTGTATGAGCAGGTTAAAGACAAATATGCCAAGGCTTTTCAGTGTACACAACTCATTAATCAATACCTTGAAGAGAAGTTTGAAAGCGCCATGTCCATTGATGAAAAAGTGTATTTGACGATCCATATTCACCGTGTCACTTCACGTAACGAAATGCTGGACGCTGAATAA
- a CDS encoding beta-glucoside-specific PTS transporter subunit IIABC, which produces MDHKKMGDDIVRLVGGEANINGLVHCATRLRFDLKDSKKAERETLEKHDGIITVVESGGQFQVVIGSNVAHVYAEIMKNRDFGGDSSSSAESTGEKTSVLSKVFEIISGSFSPLIPAMAGSGMLKALLTVLTMLGWMSDTSDTYLILSAAGNAVFYFLPIFLGITLGMKLKANPYVAGVIGAALMEPNFTGLMDKGSDVSFLGIPVVMMNYSASVFPIFISISIYAVLDKLLKKIILKDLQLFLVPMIALMIMVPLSAMAFGPFGTTVGDWISSGVTWLIGVSGILSGVVLGGFMTFMVVFGLHWGFTPITIQNIGVGGDPIEAMAAAAVFAQIGVAFGIFLKAKKNKTLRTLAGSTSLTGLLAGVTEPIVYGLILRYKRVIPIVVIAGAIGGAINGHFGVKMTAYVFHNIFAIPVYTPTVVYVIAIACSFAVAAILTVMFGYESKTKDTASEKNESVSNTSTESTPEELPVVPETKTTEIKKEQIYSPLTGKAVALSTINDPAFSTGAMGKGLAIVPEIGEVVAPVDGVVTSLFPTGHAIGLTTNAGTEILIHIGINTVALKGKHFNPVVQEGDIVRQGDLLIQFEIDKIKEAGYETVTPVIVTLTQQEVDVFETTQEHVQKNDVLLTLVV; this is translated from the coding sequence ATGGATCATAAAAAAATGGGGGATGACATCGTTCGTCTCGTCGGCGGAGAAGCCAATATCAATGGTCTTGTCCACTGTGCAACCCGGCTGAGATTCGATCTGAAGGATTCGAAAAAGGCTGAACGCGAAACGCTTGAGAAACACGATGGTATCATTACCGTTGTCGAAAGCGGCGGACAGTTCCAGGTCGTCATTGGCAGCAATGTGGCTCATGTATATGCAGAGATCATGAAGAACAGAGATTTTGGAGGGGATTCTTCCTCATCTGCTGAGTCCACAGGAGAAAAAACATCGGTTTTATCCAAAGTTTTTGAAATTATATCCGGAAGTTTCTCACCTTTAATCCCGGCCATGGCAGGATCAGGTATGTTAAAAGCTTTGTTGACTGTGCTGACCATGCTTGGATGGATGTCTGATACAAGTGACACGTACCTGATTCTATCTGCTGCCGGGAACGCAGTCTTTTACTTCTTGCCTATCTTCCTCGGTATCACACTTGGTATGAAACTGAAAGCCAATCCTTATGTAGCCGGTGTAATTGGTGCCGCTCTGATGGAGCCGAACTTTACCGGACTGATGGATAAAGGCTCGGATGTATCGTTCCTCGGCATACCCGTTGTCATGATGAATTATTCAGCCAGTGTGTTCCCGATCTTCATATCGATTAGCATCTACGCTGTACTCGACAAACTACTGAAGAAAATCATTTTGAAAGATCTGCAATTGTTCCTGGTACCGATGATTGCTCTGATGATTATGGTTCCTTTGTCCGCAATGGCCTTCGGACCATTCGGCACCACGGTAGGTGACTGGATCTCCTCCGGCGTAACTTGGCTTATTGGTGTCAGCGGTATTTTGTCAGGAGTTGTACTGGGTGGATTCATGACCTTCATGGTTGTCTTCGGACTCCACTGGGGTTTCACACCAATCACGATTCAGAATATCGGGGTTGGCGGCGATCCGATTGAAGCCATGGCAGCTGCAGCTGTGTTTGCACAAATCGGTGTAGCATTTGGTATTTTCCTGAAAGCCAAAAAGAACAAAACCCTGCGAACCCTTGCAGGTTCCACCAGCCTTACCGGTTTACTTGCAGGTGTCACTGAACCGATCGTATACGGTCTGATCTTGCGTTATAAACGAGTGATTCCTATCGTTGTCATTGCAGGTGCGATCGGCGGTGCCATTAATGGTCACTTTGGCGTTAAAATGACTGCTTATGTGTTCCACAATATATTTGCCATTCCTGTCTATACACCAACGGTTGTCTACGTGATTGCGATTGCCTGCTCCTTTGCTGTAGCAGCGATATTGACCGTGATGTTCGGATATGAAAGCAAAACCAAAGACACAGCTTCCGAAAAAAATGAATCTGTCTCCAATACATCGACTGAAAGTACACCGGAAGAACTTCCTGTCGTACCTGAGACAAAAACAACTGAAATCAAAAAGGAACAAATTTATAGTCCTCTTACAGGTAAAGCTGTAGCCTTGAGCACCATTAACGACCCTGCTTTCTCAACAGGTGCCATGGGCAAAGGATTGGCGATTGTTCCTGAGATTGGTGAAGTCGTCGCTCCCGTGGATGGCGTTGTAACTTCACTCTTCCCAACTGGACATGCCATTGGATTAACGACCAACGCAGGTACCGAGATTTTGATTCACATTGGTATTAACACGGTGGCGCTGAAGGGAAAACATTTCAATCCTGTCGTTCAGGAAGGCGATATCGTTAGACAAGGCGATCTGTTGATCCAATTTGAAATCGATAAAATTAAAGAGGCCGGATACGAAACCGTGACTCCTGTCATTGTTACTCTCACGCAGCAGGAAGTGGATGTATTCGAAACGACTCAAGAGCATGTACAGAAAAACGATGTCCTGCTGACTTTGGTTGTCTAA
- a CDS encoding methyl-accepting chemotaxis protein, with translation MLLNKIRWSTLPFFAKNLVISFGSIMLIGVILITAGYQLQKNILSQQLYEQAEVTTQKWFDDLDTDKVIEAVKEKSYSGPVQKELREYLDSIHELYPNIAQAYIFGTELKEGNQTSIIAIPTNLLGPFEESNMAAGSMYPLPQKNVIALEGMKNDEEPALSSFYTDEYGTWTTIMYPIKNAEGKMYAALYFDVDANAVPKGLHKLITYSSIFLIGFLVLFMVLQFILLKKTLKPIRDLMKGIETASAGNLDVTIQTGRDDLGIINEKFNTMIQRFNDTMFKVQTTSYHLSDSSKKLLDISEKNNDNIQMISSNIRDISHGLRSQDQASVESARAMTEMSTVVQTIASSSADVADEALSMEQRSNTGHEIMQQVVEQMRLISGAVKHTSESIQSLESRSNEISSIVNMITQIADQTNLLALNASIEAARVGEEGKGFAVVAGEVRKLAEQSQDSAKQIRTLIDGIQRDILQSAEAMQLGSQEVVKGSQVTMETGQFFEDILTATNKVANQIQDISSSTEEISASTQEMSATADELSASVSKAAHSSKQIEQSIAEQESSMASIVAASDELSAVSGQLQELISFFKVRAK, from the coding sequence ATGTTGTTAAATAAGATAAGGTGGAGTACTCTTCCCTTCTTTGCTAAAAATCTCGTTATTTCATTCGGCAGTATTATGTTGATTGGGGTTATCCTCATTACTGCGGGATATCAACTGCAAAAGAATATTCTGAGTCAACAATTGTACGAGCAGGCTGAAGTTACAACACAGAAATGGTTTGATGATCTGGATACAGACAAAGTAATTGAAGCAGTAAAAGAGAAAAGTTATTCTGGACCTGTTCAGAAAGAATTAAGAGAATACCTGGATTCCATCCACGAGCTATATCCCAATATTGCACAAGCCTATATCTTCGGCACTGAACTGAAGGAAGGAAATCAAACGTCCATCATTGCGATTCCTACTAATTTGTTGGGGCCTTTTGAAGAAAGCAATATGGCAGCAGGTTCAATGTATCCATTACCACAGAAAAATGTTATAGCTCTTGAAGGTATGAAAAACGACGAGGAACCTGCATTAAGCAGCTTTTATACGGACGAATACGGTACTTGGACTACGATTATGTACCCTATTAAAAATGCCGAAGGAAAAATGTACGCCGCACTTTACTTCGACGTTGATGCAAACGCAGTTCCAAAAGGACTTCATAAGCTGATTACATACAGTAGTATTTTCCTTATCGGTTTCCTGGTCCTGTTTATGGTACTGCAGTTTATTCTATTAAAGAAAACACTTAAGCCAATCCGTGACCTTATGAAGGGTATTGAGACTGCAAGCGCAGGCAATCTGGATGTAACCATCCAAACCGGACGGGATGATCTGGGAATTATCAATGAAAAATTCAATACGATGATTCAGCGATTCAATGACACGATGTTCAAAGTCCAAACGACATCCTATCACCTCTCTGACTCATCCAAGAAATTACTAGATATTTCTGAGAAAAATAATGATAATATCCAGATGATCAGCAGCAATATTCGGGACATCTCTCACGGCCTTCGCTCCCAGGATCAGGCGAGCGTGGAAAGTGCCCGAGCAATGACAGAAATGTCTACCGTTGTGCAGACGATTGCCAGCAGTTCTGCAGATGTAGCGGATGAGGCATTAAGCATGGAACAACGTTCCAATACAGGTCATGAGATTATGCAACAAGTGGTTGAGCAGATGAGACTCATCTCTGGTGCGGTGAAACACACTTCGGAATCGATACAGTCTTTGGAAAGCCGCTCCAACGAAATTAGCAGCATCGTAAATATGATTACACAGATTGCAGATCAGACTAATTTGCTCGCCCTGAATGCTTCCATTGAGGCGGCTCGTGTAGGTGAGGAAGGAAAAGGGTTTGCGGTTGTCGCAGGAGAAGTCCGCAAGCTCGCTGAACAGTCCCAGGATTCTGCCAAACAAATCCGTACCTTAATTGACGGCATTCAGCGCGATATCCTTCAATCTGCCGAAGCTATGCAGCTTGGCTCCCAAGAAGTGGTGAAGGGATCTCAGGTCACTATGGAGACGGGGCAATTTTTTGAAGATATTTTGACAGCTACGAACAAAGTCGCTAACCAAATTCAGGATATCTCCAGTTCTACCGAAGAAATATCCGCCAGCACACAGGAAATGTCCGCTACTGCGGATGAGTTGTCTGCGAGCGTCAGCAAAGCAGCACATAGCAGCAAACAGATTGAGCAATCCATTGCCGAACAGGAATCATCCATGGCCTCCATTGTTGCTGCCTCTGATGAACTTTCGGCTGTATCGGGCCAATTGCAAGAACTGATCTCCTTCTTCAAAGTAAGAGCTAAATAG
- a CDS encoding glycoside hydrolase family 1 protein: MKHTQLKPFPKDFFWGGSTSAYQIEGAWDEDGKGPSVIDMGNHVEGVTDFKVTSDHYHMYKEDVALMAEMGFKAYRFSIAWTRIYPQGAGEVNPKGLAFYDSLIDELIKYGIEPIVTMYHFDLPYALEEKGGWSNRATIDAFEQYAKTLYENYGDRVKYWLTINEQNMLILHPGSLGTLDTTLVDPQKTLYQQNHHMLVAQAKAMVLCHEMLPEAKIGPAPNIGVIYPASSKPEDTLAADNYAAIRNWLYLDMAVYGRYNHIAWSYLEEKGYTPVIEDGDMDILAQGNPDFIAFNYYTSQTVGESLNDGNDFSHTGDQHEIVGEPGAYRGSVNPNLQKTEFGWEIDPVGFRSTLRQIYSRYHLPLIVTENGLGAFDKLEEGDVVNDPYRIEFFNKHIEQIQLAITDGVDVFGFCPWSAIDLVSTHQGSSKRYGFIYVDREEFDIKELRRIRKQSFHWYQKLIETNGEVR; the protein is encoded by the coding sequence ATGAAGCATACTCAACTTAAACCATTTCCTAAAGATTTCTTCTGGGGAGGATCAACCTCCGCCTATCAAATTGAGGGAGCCTGGGATGAAGATGGCAAAGGCCCTTCTGTCATCGACATGGGCAATCATGTGGAAGGCGTAACCGACTTCAAGGTAACCAGTGATCACTATCATATGTACAAAGAAGATGTGGCCCTGATGGCCGAAATGGGCTTCAAAGCCTACCGTTTCTCCATCGCCTGGACTCGCATCTATCCGCAAGGAGCAGGTGAAGTAAATCCAAAGGGACTGGCATTTTATGATTCCTTGATTGATGAGTTGATTAAATACGGTATTGAGCCCATTGTGACCATGTATCACTTTGATCTTCCTTATGCGCTTGAAGAAAAAGGGGGCTGGTCCAACCGTGCAACGATAGATGCCTTTGAACAATATGCCAAAACACTTTATGAAAACTACGGTGACCGGGTCAAATATTGGCTGACCATCAATGAACAAAATATGCTAATCCTTCACCCCGGCTCTCTGGGTACCCTGGATACAACACTTGTTGATCCACAAAAAACTCTGTATCAGCAAAATCACCACATGCTGGTCGCTCAAGCCAAAGCCATGGTTCTGTGTCATGAGATGCTGCCTGAAGCCAAAATCGGCCCAGCTCCCAATATCGGTGTTATCTATCCTGCGAGCTCCAAACCGGAAGATACGCTCGCTGCTGATAACTATGCTGCCATTCGCAACTGGCTCTATCTCGATATGGCGGTATATGGACGCTACAATCATATTGCCTGGAGTTATCTCGAAGAAAAAGGATATACCCCTGTCATTGAAGATGGAGACATGGACATCCTGGCTCAAGGAAACCCTGATTTTATCGCTTTTAACTACTATACATCACAGACCGTTGGTGAAAGCCTGAATGATGGCAATGACTTCTCCCATACAGGAGACCAGCATGAAATCGTCGGGGAGCCAGGAGCTTACAGAGGATCTGTAAATCCAAATCTGCAAAAGACTGAATTTGGTTGGGAAATTGATCCTGTTGGTTTCCGCTCAACGCTGCGCCAGATCTACTCCCGTTATCATCTGCCATTGATCGTTACCGAGAATGGTCTGGGTGCATTTGATAAACTGGAGGAAGGCGACGTGGTCAACGACCCTTACCGCATCGAGTTTTTCAATAAACATATCGAACAGATTCAACTGGCTATTACAGACGGTGTAGATGTATTCGGCTTCTGCCCTTGGTCTGCGATTGATCTGGTCAGTACACATCAGGGATCAAGCAAACGTTATGGATTCATCTACGTGGATCGGGAAGAATTCGATATCAAGGAATTAAGACGTATCCGCAAACAGAGCTTCCACTGGTATCAAAAACTGATTGAAACCAATGGAGAAGTGCGTTAA
- a CDS encoding MerR family transcriptional regulator produces MAMKVKEVAELVGISVRTLHHYDEIGLLTPDEVTSAGYRLYSDANLEMLQQILFFKELDFSLKDIKEITNNPSFDREEALNMHRRILLEKRQRLDQMIATIDKSVQHVRGEIKMTAKEQFEGFNFSHNPYEQEARERWGDQAVDHANQKLHNQSTGEQKALSDQMNSIYARLAAIRHTDPNCAEAQAGISEWYSYLNNMGNYSPEVFRGLGQMYVDDERFTRNIDQFGEGLAVFMRDAMAEFADRNS; encoded by the coding sequence ATGGCCATGAAAGTAAAAGAAGTGGCCGAACTTGTCGGGATCAGTGTGCGCACACTGCATCATTATGATGAGATCGGACTGTTAACACCGGACGAAGTGACTTCTGCCGGATATCGACTGTATTCAGATGCCAATCTGGAAATGCTGCAGCAGATTTTATTTTTTAAAGAACTCGATTTCTCTCTGAAAGATATCAAGGAGATTACAAACAATCCATCGTTCGATCGAGAAGAAGCCCTGAATATGCATCGCCGTATTTTGCTGGAGAAACGCCAGCGGTTGGACCAAATGATCGCCACCATTGATAAATCGGTTCAACACGTGAGAGGAGAAATTAAGATGACAGCCAAAGAACAATTTGAAGGATTTAATTTCAGTCATAATCCGTATGAGCAGGAAGCGCGGGAACGTTGGGGAGACCAAGCAGTGGATCATGCTAATCAAAAGTTACACAACCAGTCTACTGGGGAGCAAAAAGCTCTATCCGATCAAATGAATTCAATCTACGCTCGTCTTGCAGCAATTCGTCACACGGATCCAAACTGTGCCGAAGCTCAAGCCGGAATCTCGGAATGGTACAGCTATCTGAACAACATGGGCAATTATTCTCCTGAAGTCTTCAGAGGGTTAGGCCAAATGTACGTAGACGACGAACGTTTTACACGTAATATTGATCAATTCGGCGAAGGCTTGGCTGTATTTATGAGGGATGCCATGGCTGAGTTTGCTGATCGAAACAGTTAA